A single region of the Winslowiella toletana genome encodes:
- a CDS encoding aminotransferase-like domain-containing protein has protein sequence MTRYQHLATLLAQRIEQGLYQGGERLPSVRSLSAEHGVSISTVQQAYHLLEEKQLITPQPRSGYFVTPCKSKPPVPPITRPAQRPVEITQWESVLELINSRLDEDTLQLGSGMPDTSQPTIKPLWKIISRLAQKQDPRMLNYDNIYGVAALREQVARMAIDSGCQLSPDEIVITTGCHEALSVSIRAICQPGDIIAVESPTFHGTMQTLRGFGIKVIEIPTDSVTGISLEALELALEQWPIKAVIVVPNCNNPLGFIMPEARKRALLSMAQRYDIGIIEDDVYGELVYEYPRPLSIKSMDEDGRVLLCSSVSKVLAPGLRVGWVAPGRYLNRVLHLKYIGTGSTATQTQLAVAEFIRQGYYQPHLRKMRMHYQRNLTIFTHWVRHYFPCGICVSRPQGGFLMWIELPEAFDAVRLNRELRESHIQISVGSLFSASGKYRNCLRLNYALAVTPQTERALATVGAAVERAMASCIPVAAVAVAEVEGGASLKG, from the coding sequence ATGACGCGCTATCAACACCTGGCAACGCTGCTGGCACAGCGGATTGAGCAGGGGCTGTATCAGGGAGGCGAACGACTGCCCTCGGTACGATCGCTGAGTGCTGAGCATGGTGTCAGTATCAGCACCGTGCAACAGGCTTATCACCTGCTTGAGGAGAAACAGCTGATCACTCCACAGCCGCGATCGGGCTATTTCGTCACACCCTGTAAATCGAAGCCGCCGGTACCGCCGATCACCCGACCGGCACAGCGCCCGGTCGAAATCACCCAGTGGGAATCGGTGCTCGAGTTAATTAATTCCCGGCTGGACGAAGACACTTTGCAGCTCGGCAGCGGTATGCCTGATACCAGCCAGCCGACAATCAAACCGTTATGGAAAATCATCAGCCGCCTGGCGCAGAAGCAAGATCCGCGCATGCTGAATTACGACAATATTTACGGTGTTGCGGCACTGCGTGAGCAGGTGGCGCGGATGGCAATAGACAGTGGTTGTCAGCTGTCGCCGGATGAGATTGTGATTACCACCGGCTGCCACGAGGCGCTGTCAGTATCGATCCGCGCCATTTGTCAGCCGGGAGACATTATTGCCGTCGAGTCGCCGACCTTTCACGGTACCATGCAGACACTGCGCGGTTTTGGTATCAAAGTCATTGAGATCCCGACCGACTCCGTTACCGGCATCAGCCTTGAAGCGCTGGAGCTGGCGCTGGAACAGTGGCCGATAAAAGCCGTGATCGTCGTACCCAACTGTAATAACCCATTGGGCTTTATCATGCCCGAGGCGCGCAAACGGGCGCTGCTGTCGATGGCGCAGCGTTATGATATCGGCATTATTGAGGATGATGTGTATGGCGAGCTGGTCTACGAATATCCCCGTCCGCTCAGCATCAAGTCAATGGATGAAGATGGCCGTGTGCTGCTGTGCAGTTCGGTTTCCAAAGTGCTGGCACCTGGATTGCGGGTCGGCTGGGTAGCGCCGGGCCGCTATCTTAATCGGGTTCTGCATTTGAAATATATTGGCACCGGCTCGACCGCGACCCAGACTCAGCTGGCGGTCGCTGAGTTTATCCGTCAGGGATACTATCAGCCGCATCTGCGTAAGATGCGCATGCACTATCAGCGCAACCTCACTATTTTCACCCACTGGGTGCGCCACTATTTTCCCTGCGGTATTTGCGTCAGTCGTCCGCAGGGCGGATTTCTGATGTGGATTGAGCTGCCGGAAGCATTCGATGCAGTGCGACTTAACCGCGAACTGCGAGAATCACATATCCAGATTAGCGTCGGTTCGCTATTTTCCGCCTCGGGTAAATATCGTAACTGTTTGCGGTTGAATTACGCGTTGGCGGTCACGCCACAGACCGAGCGGGCGCTGGCGACAGTCGGGGCAGCCGTTGAGCGTGCGATGGCGAGTTGCATACCCGTTGCTGCAGTAGCAGTAGCAGAAGTTGAAGGCGGGGCCAGCCTGAAGGGATAA
- a CDS encoding DUF1127 domain-containing protein, with translation MMEFNENRAGKPFKQSPFRLMFILPYRLWKAWLLRKQTRKILSALSDAQLRDIGLTCEDVRRYK, from the coding sequence ATGATGGAATTTAATGAGAACCGTGCGGGTAAACCTTTTAAGCAGTCACCTTTTCGTTTGATGTTTATTCTGCCGTATCGCCTGTGGAAGGCGTGGCTACTGCGAAAGCAAACGCGAAAAATTTTATCGGCACTGAGTGACGCGCAACTGCGGGATATCGGCTTAACGTGTGAAGATGTCAGGCGCTATAAATAG
- the uraH gene encoding hydroxyisourate hydrolase produces the protein MKLLPSALLASATLLSLSAVAAEAPAAKNPLSVHVLNLQTGVPTAGVNVELEQKQQDKWVKLASGTTDQNGRITALYPAGKDFAEGDYKVVFKTGDYYQKVKQDTFFPEIPVIFHVTKTDQHYHIPLLLSQYGYSTYRGN, from the coding sequence ATGAAATTATTACCTTCTGCTTTACTGGCTTCTGCCACACTTTTATCACTGTCTGCGGTCGCGGCTGAAGCGCCAGCGGCAAAAAATCCGTTAAGCGTACACGTACTCAATCTGCAAACTGGCGTACCGACTGCCGGGGTTAACGTCGAGCTGGAACAGAAACAACAGGATAAGTGGGTGAAACTGGCATCGGGTACGACCGATCAAAATGGTCGTATTACCGCGCTCTATCCGGCAGGTAAAGACTTCGCTGAAGGTGACTACAAAGTGGTTTTTAAAACCGGCGATTACTACCAGAAAGTGAAGCAGGATACCTTCTTCCCGGAAATTCCGGTGATTTTCCATGTGACTAAAACCGATCAGCACTACCATATTCCGTTATTGCTGAGTCAGTACGGTTACTCTACCTATCGCGGTAACTGA
- the rpoC gene encoding DNA-directed RNA polymerase subunit beta', with translation MKDLLKFLKAQTKTEEFDAIKIALASPDMIRSWSFGEVKKPETINYRTFKPERDGLFCARIFGPVKDYECLCGKYKRLKHRGVICEKCGVEVTQTKVRRERMGHIELASPTAHIWFLKSLPSRIGLLLDMPLRDIERVLYFESYVVIEGGMTNLEKRQILTEEQYLDALEEFGDEFDAKMGAEAIQALLKNMDLEQECEQLREELNETNSETKRKKLTKRIKLLEAFVQSGNKPEWMILTVLPVLPPDLRPLVPLDGGRFATSDLNDLYRRVINRNNRLKRLLDLAAPDIIVRNEKRMLQEAVDALLDNGRRGRAITGSNKRPLKSLADMIKGKQGRFRQNLLGKRVDYSGRSVITVGPYLRLHQCGLPKKMALELFKPFIYGKLELRGLATTIKAAKKMVEREEAVVWDILDEVIREHPVLLNRAPTLHRLGIQAFEPVLIEGKAIQLHPLVCAAYNADFDGDQMAVHVPLTLEAQLEARALMMSTNNILSPANGEPIIVPSQDVVLGLYYMTRDCVNAKGEGMVLTGPKEAERIYRAGLASLHARVKVRITEHEKNEQDEWVEKTSLIDTTVGRAILWMIVPKGLPYSIVNQALGKKAISKMLNTCYRILGLKPTVIFADQTMYTGFAYAARSGASVGIDDMVIPAKKVEIITEAEAEVAEIQQQFQSGLVTAGERYNKVIDIWAAANERVAKAMMENLSTETVINRDGVEERQVSFNSIFMMADSGARGSAAQIRQLAGMRGLMAKPDGSIIETPITANFREGLNVLQYFISTHGARKGLADTALKTANSGYLTRRLVDVAQDLVVTEDDCGTHEGILMTPVIEGGDVKEPLRERVLGRVTAEDVLKPGTADILLPRNTLLHEHQCDLLEEHSVDSLKVRSVVSCETDFGVCAHCYGRDLARGHIINKGEAIGVIAAQSIGEPGTQLTMRTFHIGGAASRAAAESSIQVKNKGTIKLTNAKSVTNSAGKLVITSRNVELKMIDEFGRTKESYKVPYGATMAKGDGEQAAAGETVANWDPHTMPVITEVSGFIRFTDMVDGQSITRQTDDLTGLSSLVILDSAERTTGGKDLRPALKIVDANGNDVLIPGSDMPAQYFLPGKAIVQLEDGIKISSGDTLARVPQESGGTKDITGGLPRVADLFEARRPKEPAILAEISGIISFGKETKGKRRLVITPIDGSEHYEEMIPKWRQLNVFEGERVERGDVVSDGPESPHDILRLRGVHAVTRYITNEVQEVYRLQGVKINDKHIEVIVRQMLRKATIENNGSSDFLDGEQVEFSRVKIANRDLENSGKIAATFARDLLGITKASLATESFISAASFQETTRVLTEAAVAGKRDELRGLKENVIVGRLIPAGTGYAYHQDRMRRRQAGEAPVVPQVTADEASASLAELLNAGLGGSDND, from the coding sequence GTGAAAGACTTACTAAAGTTTCTGAAAGCGCAAACTAAGACAGAAGAGTTTGATGCGATCAAAATTGCTCTGGCCTCGCCAGACATGATCCGTTCCTGGTCTTTCGGTGAAGTTAAAAAGCCGGAAACCATTAACTATCGTACGTTCAAACCTGAACGTGACGGTCTGTTCTGTGCGCGTATTTTCGGGCCGGTAAAAGACTATGAGTGCTTGTGCGGTAAGTACAAGCGCCTGAAGCATCGCGGTGTGATCTGTGAGAAGTGTGGCGTTGAAGTTACACAGACCAAAGTTCGCCGTGAGCGCATGGGTCACATCGAGCTGGCTTCGCCAACTGCGCACATCTGGTTCCTGAAATCGCTGCCTTCGCGCATCGGTTTACTGCTGGACATGCCACTGCGTGATATCGAACGCGTGCTGTACTTCGAATCTTATGTAGTGATCGAAGGCGGCATGACCAACCTCGAGAAGCGCCAGATCCTGACTGAAGAGCAGTATCTGGATGCGCTGGAAGAGTTTGGTGATGAATTCGATGCAAAGATGGGTGCGGAAGCTATCCAGGCGCTGTTGAAAAACATGGATCTGGAGCAAGAGTGCGAGCAGCTGCGTGAAGAGCTGAACGAAACCAACTCCGAGACCAAGCGTAAGAAGCTGACCAAGCGTATCAAGCTGCTGGAAGCGTTCGTTCAGTCTGGTAACAAACCAGAGTGGATGATCCTGACCGTGCTGCCGGTACTGCCACCTGATCTGCGTCCACTGGTTCCACTGGATGGCGGCCGTTTTGCTACGTCCGATCTGAACGACCTTTATCGTCGTGTGATCAACCGTAACAACCGTCTGAAACGTCTGCTGGATCTGGCTGCGCCAGACATCATCGTACGTAACGAAAAACGTATGCTGCAGGAAGCGGTCGATGCGCTGCTGGACAACGGTCGTCGCGGTCGTGCGATTACCGGCTCTAACAAGCGTCCGCTGAAATCGCTGGCTGACATGATTAAAGGTAAGCAGGGTCGTTTCCGTCAGAACCTGCTGGGTAAACGTGTCGACTACTCTGGTCGTTCCGTTATTACCGTAGGTCCATACCTGCGCCTGCATCAGTGCGGCCTGCCGAAGAAAATGGCACTGGAACTGTTCAAACCGTTTATCTACGGCAAGCTGGAACTGCGTGGCCTCGCGACCACCATTAAAGCCGCCAAGAAAATGGTTGAGCGTGAAGAAGCTGTCGTCTGGGATATCCTCGACGAAGTGATCCGCGAACACCCGGTGTTGCTGAACCGTGCACCAACACTGCACCGTCTGGGCATCCAGGCGTTTGAGCCAGTACTGATCGAAGGTAAAGCTATTCAGCTGCACCCACTGGTCTGTGCGGCATACAACGCCGACTTCGATGGTGACCAGATGGCTGTTCACGTACCGCTGACGCTGGAAGCCCAGCTGGAAGCGCGTGCGCTGATGATGTCTACCAACAACATCCTGTCTCCAGCGAACGGTGAGCCAATCATTGTTCCTTCTCAGGACGTTGTACTGGGTCTGTACTACATGACCCGTGACTGTGTTAACGCCAAAGGCGAAGGCATGGTGCTGACCGGCCCGAAAGAAGCCGAGCGCATCTACCGTGCTGGCCTGGCATCGCTGCATGCTCGCGTTAAAGTGCGTATTACTGAGCACGAGAAAAACGAGCAGGACGAGTGGGTTGAGAAAACCAGCCTGATCGACACCACCGTTGGTCGCGCCATCCTGTGGATGATCGTGCCTAAAGGTCTGCCTTACTCCATCGTCAACCAGGCGCTGGGTAAGAAAGCGATCTCCAAAATGCTGAACACCTGTTACCGCATTTTGGGCCTGAAGCCGACGGTTATCTTTGCTGACCAGACCATGTACACCGGTTTTGCCTACGCTGCCCGTTCAGGTGCATCGGTAGGTATCGACGATATGGTCATTCCGGCGAAGAAAGTGGAAATCATCACTGAAGCGGAAGCTGAAGTTGCTGAAATCCAGCAGCAGTTCCAGTCTGGTCTGGTTACCGCTGGCGAACGCTACAACAAAGTGATCGATATCTGGGCTGCAGCTAACGAACGCGTTGCTAAAGCGATGATGGAAAACCTGTCGACTGAAACCGTGATTAACCGTGACGGTGTTGAAGAGCGTCAGGTTTCTTTCAACAGCATCTTTATGATGGCCGACTCCGGTGCGCGTGGTTCTGCGGCACAGATTCGTCAGCTGGCAGGTATGCGTGGTCTGATGGCGAAACCAGATGGTTCGATCATCGAGACGCCAATCACTGCGAACTTCCGTGAAGGTCTGAACGTACTCCAGTACTTCATCTCCACGCACGGTGCACGTAAAGGTCTGGCGGATACCGCACTGAAAACTGCGAACTCCGGTTATCTGACGCGTCGTCTGGTTGACGTTGCACAGGATCTGGTCGTAACCGAAGACGACTGTGGTACCCACGAAGGTATCCTGATGACGCCGGTTATCGAAGGTGGTGATGTTAAAGAACCACTGCGTGAGCGCGTACTCGGCCGTGTTACTGCGGAAGACGTTCTCAAGCCAGGTACTGCAGACATTCTGCTGCCACGTAACACTCTGCTGCACGAGCACCAGTGTGACCTGTTGGAAGAGCACTCTGTCGACAGCCTGAAAGTCCGCTCCGTGGTAAGTTGTGAAACTGACTTCGGTGTGTGTGCACACTGTTATGGACGCGATCTGGCGCGTGGTCACATCATCAATAAAGGTGAAGCGATCGGCGTTATTGCAGCACAGTCCATCGGTGAGCCGGGTACTCAGCTGACCATGCGTACGTTCCACATCGGTGGTGCGGCATCGCGTGCGGCAGCCGAATCCAGCATTCAGGTGAAGAACAAAGGTACTATCAAGCTGACCAACGCGAAATCGGTAACGAACTCCGCTGGTAAGCTGGTGATCACCTCGCGTAACGTTGAACTGAAAATGATCGACGAATTTGGTCGTACCAAAGAGAGCTATAAAGTTCCTTACGGTGCCACCATGGCGAAAGGTGATGGCGAACAGGCCGCAGCGGGCGAAACCGTCGCGAACTGGGATCCGCATACCATGCCAGTTATCACCGAAGTGAGTGGTTTCATTCGCTTCACGGATATGGTCGACGGCCAGAGCATCACCCGTCAGACTGACGACTTAACCGGTCTTTCTTCACTGGTTATCCTCGACAGTGCTGAGCGTACTACCGGTGGTAAAGATCTGCGTCCGGCACTGAAAATCGTTGATGCGAACGGTAATGATGTTCTGATCCCTGGTTCAGATATGCCAGCTCAGTACTTCCTGCCAGGCAAAGCGATCGTCCAGCTGGAAGATGGTATTAAGATCAGTTCAGGTGATACCCTGGCGCGTGTTCCTCAGGAATCAGGCGGTACCAAGGATATTACCGGTGGTCTGCCACGCGTTGCGGATCTGTTCGAAGCCCGTCGTCCGAAAGAGCCGGCAATCCTGGCTGAGATCAGCGGTATTATTTCCTTCGGTAAAGAGACCAAAGGTAAACGCCGTCTGGTGATCACCCCGATTGATGGCAGCGAACACTACGAAGAGATGATTCCTAAGTGGCGTCAGCTTAACGTGTTCGAAGGTGAGCGCGTAGAACGTGGTGATGTGGTTTCCGATGGTCCAGAGTCTCCGCATGACATTCTGCGTCTGCGTGGCGTGCATGCTGTGACCCGTTATATCACTAACGAAGTGCAGGAAGTTTACCGTCTGCAAGGCGTTAAGATTAACGATAAACACATCGAAGTCATTGTTCGTCAGATGCTGCGTAAAGCAACCATCGAGAACAACGGTAGTTCAGACTTCCTGGACGGTGAGCAGGTCGAGTTCTCGCGCGTTAAAATCGCGAACCGCGATCTGGAAAACAGCGGCAAGATTGCAGCGACCTTTGCACGCGATCTGCTGGGTATCACCAAGGCATCTCTGGCAACCGAATCGTTCATCTCTGCGGCATCGTTCCAGGAGACCACACGTGTCCTGACCGAAGCAGCCGTTGCAGGTAAACGTGACGAACTGCGCGGCCTGAAAGAGAACGTAATCGTGGGTCGTCTGATCCCAGCCGGTACCGGTTACGCTTATCACCAGGATCGTATGCGTCGCCGTCAGGCAGGTGAAGCACCAGTAGTACCTCAGGTGACTGCAGATGAAGCATCTGCAAGTCTGGCTGAACTGCTGAATGCAGGCCTCGGTGGTAGCGACAACGATTAA